One part of the [Synechococcus] sp. NIES-970 genome encodes these proteins:
- the cobH gene encoding precorrin isomerase, producing MEWHITDAQSLAIIDREIGKHAFSPAEYEIVRQVIYHTADFEYAQLIRFSEQALQAGAAALAARSTIVVDVPMVRVGITENLQSTFANPVYCSAETLTRPQKGKTQTSWGIETLARRYPEAIFLVGQSQTALSSVVTLVKKEIIRPALVVLTPANFLTGTIPQRLLEEADIPYICIQGRKGGVVVAVAIMNGLIHLAWQAYEQDAGKNS from the coding sequence ATGGAATGGCATATCACTGACGCCCAAAGTCTAGCGATCATCGACCGTGAAATTGGCAAGCACGCTTTTTCCCCGGCCGAATACGAAATCGTTCGCCAAGTCATTTACCATACCGCTGACTTTGAATATGCCCAGCTCATTCGTTTCTCTGAACAGGCTCTTCAGGCAGGAGCCGCTGCCTTAGCCGCTCGCAGCACCATTGTGGTTGATGTACCAATGGTGCGAGTTGGCATCACAGAAAACTTACAAAGCACTTTTGCCAACCCCGTCTATTGCAGTGCCGAAACCCTTACCCGCCCCCAAAAAGGTAAAACCCAAACATCTTGGGGCATTGAAACCCTCGCGCGTCGTTATCCCGAAGCCATTTTTCTTGTTGGTCAATCCCAGACCGCCCTTTCCAGTGTCGTTACCTTGGTCAAAAAAGAAATCATTCGTCCAGCCTTAGTCGTGTTGACCCCTGCTAACTTTCTCACAGGAACGATTCCCCAACGTCTCCTCGAAGAAGCAGACATCCCCTACATCTGTATTCAAGGTCGTAAAGGTGGAGTCGTAGTTGCTGTTGCCATTATGAATGGCTTGATTCACCTTGCTTGGCAAGCCTACGAACAAGATGCAGGCAAGAATTCTTGA
- a CDS encoding hypothetical protein (conserved hypothetical protein): MGEAKRRKKSMGGDYGKEQRLYPWLPLTKTQAEQAYTLTTKGAWIGIGLMVAVWVTVRIIGPGLGWWIVD; encoded by the coding sequence ATGGGAGAAGCAAAGCGCCGCAAAAAATCCATGGGGGGAGACTATGGTAAAGAACAGCGCCTTTACCCTTGGTTGCCCCTAACCAAAACCCAAGCGGAGCAGGCCTATACCCTGACCACCAAAGGGGCTTGGATTGGGATTGGCCTCATGGTTGCTGTCTGGGTGACAGTCCGGATCATTGGCCCCGGACTGGGCTGGTGGATTGTTGATTAG
- a CDS encoding CAB/ELIP/HLIP family protein: MENQESKFGFSAFAENWNGRLAMLGFIIGLLTELLTGKGILAQLGLM, encoded by the coding sequence ATGGAAAATCAAGAAAGCAAATTTGGCTTCAGTGCATTTGCCGAAAATTGGAATGGCCGTTTAGCGATGCTTGGATTCATTATTGGTCTGTTGACTGAACTGTTGACGGGGAAAGGAATTCTGGCTCAGCTCGGCCTAATGTAG
- the crtQ gene encoding zeta-carotene desaturase produces MRVAIVGAGLAGLSTAIELVDAGHEVEIFEARPFVGGKVGSWVDKDGNHIEMGLHVFFGCYYNLFALMEKVGAGNNLRLKEHTHQFINEGGKIGELDFRFPFGAPFHGLKAFFTSSQLSAIDKAANSLALGTSPIVRGLVDFEGAMKTIRELDRISFADWFRSHGGNDGSLKKMWNPIAYALGFIDTENISARCMLTIFMFFAAKTEASVLRMLEGSPHEYLHKPITDYLEARGTKIHTRRRVTDVNYSLEGEAKINSIVVNNGETNDTITADTYVFALDIPGIQRIIPNAWRKWSEFDNIYKLDAVPVATVQLRFDGWVTELNDPEKRKQLENAAGIDNLLYTHQADFSCFSDLALSSPSSYYKEGEGSLMQLVLTPGDPFIKKSNEEITQHVLNQVHKLFPSSRELNMTWSSVVKLAQSLYREAPGMDPYRPAQTTPISNLFLAGSYTQQDYIDSMEGATISGRQAAAAILSKVGQLNKTPATV; encoded by the coding sequence ATGCGTGTAGCAATCGTTGGAGCAGGCCTTGCCGGACTCAGCACCGCCATCGAACTGGTCGATGCAGGCCATGAAGTCGAAATCTTTGAAGCTCGTCCCTTTGTCGGTGGAAAAGTTGGCAGTTGGGTCGACAAAGACGGCAATCACATCGAAATGGGCCTCCATGTCTTCTTCGGCTGCTACTACAACCTCTTTGCCTTGATGGAAAAAGTCGGTGCAGGCAATAACCTCCGCCTTAAGGAACATACCCACCAATTCATCAATGAAGGAGGCAAAATAGGTGAACTTGATTTCCGTTTCCCCTTCGGAGCCCCATTCCATGGCCTAAAAGCCTTCTTTACCTCTTCTCAACTTTCAGCGATCGACAAAGCCGCCAACTCCCTCGCACTGGGTACAAGCCCCATTGTGCGTGGGTTAGTCGATTTCGAAGGCGCCATGAAAACAATCCGGGAACTCGATCGCATTAGCTTTGCCGACTGGTTCCGCAGCCACGGTGGCAACGACGGCAGTCTCAAGAAAATGTGGAATCCGATCGCCTATGCCCTAGGTTTTATCGATACCGAAAATATTTCTGCCCGTTGCATGCTGACGATCTTCATGTTCTTCGCCGCAAAAACAGAAGCCTCTGTCTTACGGATGCTGGAAGGTTCGCCCCATGAATATCTGCACAAACCGATCACCGATTATCTCGAAGCTCGCGGCACAAAAATTCATACTCGCCGCCGCGTCACTGACGTGAACTACTCCCTCGAAGGGGAAGCAAAAATTAATAGTATTGTCGTCAACAATGGTGAAACGAACGACACTATTACCGCTGATACCTATGTTTTTGCGCTGGATATCCCCGGCATTCAACGGATTATTCCCAATGCCTGGCGAAAATGGTCAGAATTTGACAACATCTACAAATTAGATGCAGTTCCCGTAGCCACAGTGCAACTGCGCTTTGACGGTTGGGTAACCGAATTAAACGACCCCGAAAAACGCAAGCAACTAGAAAACGCCGCAGGCATTGATAACTTGCTCTATACCCATCAAGCTGATTTTTCTTGTTTTTCAGATCTTGCCCTTTCTAGCCCTAGTAGCTATTACAAAGAAGGTGAAGGTTCTTTAATGCAGTTGGTGCTCACCCCTGGCGATCCCTTCATCAAGAAAAGCAATGAAGAAATTACCCAACATGTTCTGAATCAAGTGCATAAACTTTTCCCTTCCTCCCGTGAGTTAAACATGACCTGGTCAAGCGTGGTGAAACTGGCCCAATCTCTCTACCGAGAAGCGCCAGGAATGGATCCCTACCGTCCTGCGCAGACAACTCCTATCAGTAATCTATTCCTCGCGGGCAGCTATACCCAACAGGACTACATTGATAGCATGGAAGGCGCGACTATTTCTGGACGCCAGGCTGCCGCCGCGATTCTAAGTAAAGTAGGACAACTCAATAAAACCCCTGCGACGGTTTAA
- a CDS encoding 2,3-diketo-5-methylthio-1-phosphopentane phosphatase, producing the protein MIQLVLMDIEGTTTSVSFVFDVLFPYFRENIQSIVARAAEPEIATILKQVQDLTSAETGESLDQAGAIAQLHQWSVEDRKVAPLKAMQGFLWEEGYKKGDFRGHIYPDVLPKLKQWRTQGIQLGIYSSGSVKAQKLLFGYSDYGDLTGYFDYFFDLKVGQKRDVKSYQAIAQTANIPPTNILFLSDVPAELDAATQAGYQTIHLVRPGTAPAPNYRQESDFSTIEILG; encoded by the coding sequence ATGATTCAGCTTGTTTTGATGGATATCGAGGGCACAACCACTTCCGTGAGTTTTGTGTTTGATGTGCTATTTCCTTACTTCCGGGAAAATATTCAGAGCATTGTGGCCCGGGCTGCAGAACCAGAAATTGCCACCATCCTCAAACAGGTGCAGGATTTAACCTCCGCAGAAACGGGAGAATCCCTCGATCAGGCTGGGGCGATCGCCCAACTGCATCAATGGTCCGTAGAGGATCGGAAAGTCGCCCCCCTCAAGGCGATGCAGGGGTTTCTCTGGGAAGAGGGTTATAAAAAAGGCGATTTCCGGGGTCATATTTACCCCGACGTGTTGCCCAAGCTCAAACAATGGCGTACCCAGGGTATTCAGCTTGGCATTTATTCTTCTGGATCGGTGAAGGCGCAAAAATTGCTTTTTGGCTATTCTGATTACGGCGATCTGACGGGTTATTTCGACTACTTTTTTGATCTCAAGGTGGGCCAAAAACGGGACGTCAAATCCTACCAGGCGATCGCCCAGACGGCGAATATTCCCCCCACAAATATTTTATTTTTGTCGGATGTCCCTGCTGAACTTGATGCCGCTACCCAAGCAGGTTATCAGACAATTCACTTGGTGCGCCCGGGGACAGCCCCGGCCCCTAATTATCGCCAAGAATCCGATTTTTCGACCATTGAAATCCTAGGCTAG
- the glgP gene encoding glycogen phosphorylase: protein MQTQSSTPSVNTHGLSSLGVSGDRTGMDKESLRRAFFEHLFYSAGIDKDAAQQRDYYIALANVVRDRLLERWKKTEQTYLETGAKTVCYLSAEFLMGRYLGNNLISLGIYETIAEMLAESGIKLESILEEEVDPGLGNGGLGRLAACFLDSLACLEIPAIGYGIRYEFGIFHQYIRNGWQVEVPDKWLRNGNPWEICRQAEALEIPFGGHTEVYHCDKGYPCAVWVPARRVKAVPYDTPVPGYGNNTVNVLRLWSAMAAEDEGFNFDAFNAGDYDGAVANQISSENISKVLYPNDNTPQGRQLRLEQQFFFVSASLQDMIRSHLKKQPNLDNFFDFYTIQLNDTHPAIAVAELMRLLIDEHNLPWDRAWHITQKTLAYTNHTLMPEALERWPVEMFEQLLPRHLEIIYEINFRFIENLKTWYADSNDLDALISELSIIEEYPQKSIRMANLACVGSHAINGVAALHTDLLKADTLKGFARIWPEKFKNKTNGVTPRRWIRQCNPQLANLISSKIGTGWIKNLEQVRRIEEFVDDPEFRRQWREIKHQNKIKLASYIEYHNGIEVNPNSIFDIQVKRIHEYKRQLLDVLFIITLYNRIKHNPAIKMVPRTMIFGGKAAPGYFMAKLIIKLVNAVAEVVNNDPDTHNRLKVVFLENFNVSLGQKIYPAADLSEQISTAGKEASGTGNMKFAMNGALTIGTLDGANIEIREEVGEDNFFLFGLTAEEVYHLKANGYDPMHYYNNNAELKGVIDRIARGDFSHGDTEMFKPIVNSLLYDDQYVLLADYESYVECQQDVANAYTETERWTRMSILNAARVGKFSSDRTIDEYVKEIWCAKSVPVTL, encoded by the coding sequence GTGCAAACACAATCTTCCACACCCTCAGTAAATACCCACGGCTTATCTTCCCTCGGTGTGAGTGGCGATCGCACTGGGATGGATAAAGAAAGTCTCCGCCGTGCATTTTTCGAACACCTTTTCTATTCTGCTGGTATTGATAAAGATGCCGCTCAACAACGGGATTATTACATTGCCCTAGCCAATGTGGTGCGCGATCGCCTCCTAGAGCGGTGGAAAAAAACTGAACAGACTTACCTAGAGACTGGTGCCAAAACCGTCTGCTACCTCTCCGCCGAATTTTTGATGGGGCGCTATCTGGGTAATAATCTAATTAGCCTAGGCATTTACGAAACCATTGCCGAAATGCTGGCTGAAAGCGGCATTAAACTTGAAAGCATTCTCGAAGAAGAAGTCGATCCTGGCTTGGGCAATGGTGGCCTGGGCCGCCTTGCAGCTTGCTTTTTGGACTCCCTCGCTTGCCTCGAAATTCCGGCGATCGGCTATGGTATTCGCTATGAATTTGGGATTTTTCATCAGTACATCCGCAACGGCTGGCAGGTAGAAGTCCCCGACAAATGGCTACGCAATGGTAACCCCTGGGAAATTTGTCGCCAAGCCGAAGCCCTGGAAATTCCCTTTGGTGGCCATACGGAAGTTTACCACTGCGATAAAGGCTATCCCTGTGCTGTTTGGGTGCCGGCCCGTCGGGTGAAAGCTGTACCCTACGATACTCCCGTCCCTGGCTATGGCAACAACACCGTCAACGTTCTCCGTCTCTGGAGTGCTATGGCCGCCGAAGATGAAGGCTTTAATTTCGATGCTTTTAATGCCGGAGATTATGACGGCGCGGTCGCGAACCAAATTTCTTCAGAAAATATTTCTAAGGTGCTCTACCCCAATGACAACACCCCCCAGGGGCGTCAGCTGCGCCTTGAGCAACAATTCTTCTTTGTGTCTGCTTCCCTCCAGGACATGATTCGTTCTCACCTAAAGAAGCAGCCCAATCTTGATAATTTCTTCGATTTCTATACTATCCAGCTCAACGACACCCACCCGGCGATCGCCGTTGCTGAGTTGATGCGTTTGTTAATTGATGAACACAATCTCCCCTGGGATCGCGCTTGGCATATTACCCAAAAAACCCTCGCCTATACTAACCACACCCTAATGCCTGAAGCATTAGAGCGTTGGCCCGTTGAGATGTTCGAGCAGCTCTTGCCCCGCCACCTGGAAATCATCTATGAAATCAACTTCCGGTTCATCGAAAATCTAAAAACCTGGTACGCCGATAGCAATGACCTCGATGCCCTGATTAGCGAACTGTCGATTATCGAAGAATATCCCCAAAAGTCAATCCGGATGGCAAACTTAGCCTGTGTGGGCAGCCATGCCATTAACGGGGTTGCGGCCCTCCATACAGACTTGTTGAAAGCTGATACCCTCAAAGGGTTTGCCCGCATTTGGCCTGAAAAATTCAAAAATAAAACCAATGGTGTGACCCCCCGCCGCTGGATCCGTCAATGTAATCCTCAGTTGGCAAACTTGATCTCGAGTAAGATCGGCACTGGCTGGATTAAGAACCTAGAACAGGTACGACGCATCGAAGAATTTGTCGATGATCCAGAATTCCGTCGTCAGTGGCGCGAAATTAAGCACCAAAACAAAATCAAGCTGGCCAGCTACATCGAGTACCACAACGGCATTGAGGTGAACCCTAATTCGATTTTTGACATCCAGGTTAAGCGCATCCACGAATATAAGCGCCAATTGTTGGATGTGCTGTTTATCATCACCCTCTACAACCGCATTAAACACAACCCAGCCATTAAGATGGTGCCTCGGACGATGATCTTTGGTGGGAAAGCGGCGCCTGGTTATTTTATGGCCAAACTGATCATTAAATTGGTCAATGCTGTGGCAGAGGTGGTTAATAATGACCCCGACACTCACAATCGCCTCAAGGTTGTTTTCCTCGAAAATTTCAATGTTTCCCTCGGTCAAAAAATCTACCCCGCCGCCGATCTCTCGGAACAGATTTCCACTGCTGGGAAGGAAGCCTCTGGCACGGGCAATATGAAATTTGCGATGAATGGTGCTTTGACCATCGGTACTTTAGATGGGGCTAATATCGAAATCCGTGAAGAGGTGGGCGAAGATAATTTCTTCCTCTTTGGGCTTACGGCGGAGGAAGTTTATCACCTCAAGGCTAATGGCTACGACCCGATGCACTATTACAACAATAATGCTGAGCTTAAGGGTGTGATTGATCGCATTGCCCGAGGTGATTTTTCCCACGGGGATACGGAGATGTTTAAGCCGATTGTTAATTCTCTCCTTTATGACGATCAGTACGTGCTATTAGCCGATTATGAATCCTATGTGGAATGTCAGCAGGATGTCGCCAATGCCTATACAGAAACGGAGCGTTGGACGCGGATGTCGATTCTCAACGCAGCGCGGGTGGGTAAATTTTCCTCTGATCGCACCATTGATGAATATGTGAAGGAAATTTGGTGCGCTAAGTCAGTACCTGTGACCCTCTAG
- a CDS encoding hypothetical protein (conserved hypothetical protein), whose product MVDISEISLVENRDYTLIIDKSGSMYTCDLPSSTKTRWDIAQESTLALAQTCEKIDPDGITVYLFSGRFRRYDNVTADKVTQVYAENEPMGRTDLAAVLQDALDNYFERKAQGEAKPNGETFLVITDGEPDDGKAVMRVIIEAANKIDRDEEIGISLIQVGKDRKATAYLKALDNQLEQAGAKFDIVDTVTIDEMATMSLPEVLLKALLD is encoded by the coding sequence ATGGTAGATATTTCAGAAATTTCCCTTGTTGAAAATCGAGACTACACCCTCATTATTGATAAAAGCGGCAGCATGTACACTTGTGATCTGCCCAGTTCCACAAAAACCCGTTGGGACATTGCCCAAGAATCTACCCTCGCTTTAGCCCAGACCTGCGAAAAAATCGATCCCGATGGCATCACCGTCTACTTATTTTCCGGGCGGTTTCGGCGCTATGACAATGTAACGGCGGACAAAGTGACCCAGGTCTATGCCGAAAATGAGCCCATGGGACGAACCGATCTCGCCGCTGTGCTCCAGGATGCCCTTGATAATTATTTCGAGCGAAAAGCCCAGGGGGAAGCAAAACCCAACGGCGAAACTTTTTTGGTGATTACCGATGGTGAGCCGGACGATGGCAAGGCAGTCATGCGGGTGATCATTGAAGCGGCTAATAAAATTGACCGTGATGAAGAGATTGGAATTTCTCTGATTCAGGTCGGTAAAGACCGCAAAGCCACGGCTTACCTTAAGGCCCTTGATAATCAGCTCGAACAGGCCGGCGCAAAATTTGACATCGTGGACACTGTCACTATCGATGAAATGGCCACTATGTCTCTGCCAGAAGTGCTGTTGAAAGCTCTATTGGATTAG
- the plsX gene encoding fatty acid/phospholipid synthesis protein PlsX, producing MGGDHAPDEIVAGAIRAVEELDVEVFLVGDPIQIQKYLDGHGATSPFLHVVEAEGVVEMCEEPLVAIRRKPKASINVSMQLVRKKQADAVVSAGHSGAAMASALLKLGRIKGIDRPAIGAVFPTLDPERSVIVLDVGANVDSRPKYLEQFALMGTIYSKYVLGNKEPQVGLLNIGEEPSKGNELALKTHELLMSNPAIPFKGNAEGRDVLSGEFDVVVCDGFVGNILLKFAESVGSVLLQILKEEIPRGIRGKVGAAVLMPNLKQIKQRVDHAEHGGALLFGVAGVCIISHGSSKAPSIFNAIRLAKEAIDNQVIQRIQNYTEEHQALLGQENQGAELSEVASGTTIEKSE from the coding sequence ATGGGAGGAGATCATGCTCCAGACGAGATCGTCGCCGGGGCGATCCGAGCTGTAGAAGAACTCGATGTGGAAGTTTTTCTCGTCGGGGATCCGATCCAAATCCAAAAATACCTAGATGGCCATGGCGCCACCTCCCCGTTTCTCCATGTGGTAGAAGCCGAAGGAGTGGTTGAGATGTGTGAAGAACCCCTCGTGGCTATCCGCCGTAAGCCGAAGGCGTCGATCAATGTTTCTATGCAATTGGTACGTAAAAAACAAGCCGATGCCGTAGTTTCAGCCGGACATTCTGGGGCGGCAATGGCCTCTGCACTTCTCAAACTTGGACGTATTAAAGGAATTGATCGCCCGGCCATTGGCGCCGTCTTTCCGACCCTTGATCCCGAGCGGTCTGTGATTGTCCTGGACGTGGGGGCAAATGTCGATAGTCGTCCTAAATATCTCGAACAGTTCGCCTTGATGGGAACGATTTATAGTAAATATGTCCTGGGCAACAAAGAGCCCCAGGTGGGTTTACTCAACATTGGGGAAGAGCCTTCTAAGGGCAATGAACTGGCCCTCAAGACCCATGAACTCTTAATGAGTAACCCCGCGATTCCTTTCAAAGGAAATGCTGAAGGGCGTGATGTCCTCTCTGGGGAATTTGATGTGGTGGTCTGCGACGGCTTTGTTGGGAATATTCTCCTGAAATTTGCTGAATCAGTGGGTTCTGTGCTGCTACAAATCCTCAAAGAAGAAATTCCCCGTGGTATCCGGGGCAAGGTAGGGGCGGCGGTCTTAATGCCCAACCTCAAGCAGATTAAGCAGCGGGTTGACCATGCAGAACATGGCGGGGCTTTGCTTTTTGGGGTGGCTGGCGTTTGTATTATCAGCCATGGCAGCTCGAAAGCTCCCTCAATTTTTAACGCGATTCGCCTTGCAAAAGAGGCGATCGACAATCAGGTAATCCAGCGGATTCAAAATTATACCGAAGAACATCAAGCTCTGCTTGGGCAGGAAAACCAGGGGGCAGAGCTCTCTGAGGTGGCTTCTGGTACAACGATAGAAAAAAGCGAGTGA
- a CDS encoding hypothetical protein (conserved hypothetical protein (DUF1499)) — translation MLRSILMICLTLCLWTIAPLASWAASPFAGTAPTNLGVQAEHLAPCPSTPNCVVSQGGDREHQIAPIVYQGDRPQAYQALVQVLGVVPRTEIIKQTDDYIRAESRSRIFGFVDDVEFYFPATEPVIQMRSASRLGESDLGVNRRRLEQIRLALKDLGIAQN, via the coding sequence ATGCTGCGTTCTATTCTCATGATTTGTTTAACCTTGTGCCTATGGACGATTGCTCCCCTGGCAAGTTGGGCCGCTTCTCCTTTCGCAGGGACAGCACCGACTAATCTAGGGGTTCAGGCAGAACACCTGGCACCCTGTCCGAGCACTCCCAATTGTGTTGTTAGCCAAGGTGGTGATCGTGAACATCAAATTGCGCCCATCGTTTATCAAGGCGATCGCCCACAGGCTTACCAAGCCCTAGTGCAAGTTCTGGGTGTGGTCCCCCGCACAGAGATTATCAAGCAGACAGATGACTATATCCGTGCTGAATCTCGCAGCCGTATTTTTGGTTTTGTAGATGATGTGGAATTTTATTTTCCAGCAACAGAACCAGTCATCCAAATGCGTTCCGCCTCCCGCCTTGGGGAATCCGATTTAGGCGTCAACCGTCGCCGTCTTGAACAAATTCGCTTGGCCCTGAAAGATCTCGGCATTGCCCAAAATTAA
- the dacB_2 gene encoding D-Ala-D-Ala carboxypeptidase, which produces MLYGLGLGVLGFLGLSLQPDGTEMAIAPYPSLQWQEASLFEIRHKPDRRTQETINQYLEGLAEGDKDLALQGIWFESAWSTLGTYQGEKPLAAASLTKIATTLAALETWPVNHQFTTKVYQVGSVENGILRGNLIVESGGNPLFVWEEAIAIGNALNQAGIRQVEGDLVIVGELMLNFVAEAKQSGDNLRRAFDQRFWDLEIRGQYNQIPGEPPQPQVAISGQVLAQAVVPEEAELLLTHQSLPLTTILKQLNLYSNNAMAEAIADQLGGGPAIGRQIAQTLEIPEAEIQLINGSGLGVENQISPRATVAMLQAIETKLQGQPLNIFELFPIAGQDQGGTLRQRTIPPGIAIKTGTLNQVSALAGVIPTQEQGNIWFAIINNGTWDVSGYRQQQDQLLQNLNQQWQLILPQDQESQDYFGNLDRIQVAPL; this is translated from the coding sequence ATGCTCTATGGGCTAGGATTGGGGGTTTTGGGATTTTTGGGGCTGTCTTTACAGCCGGATGGCACCGAAATGGCGATCGCCCCCTACCCAAGCTTGCAATGGCAAGAAGCGAGTCTTTTTGAGATTCGCCATAAACCCGATCGCCGCACCCAAGAGACCATTAATCAATACCTTGAGGGCCTCGCTGAAGGGGACAAAGATCTTGCCTTGCAAGGGATTTGGTTCGAGTCAGCCTGGTCTACCCTCGGCACTTACCAGGGAGAGAAGCCCTTGGCGGCGGCCTCTCTCACGAAAATTGCGACGACCTTGGCGGCCTTAGAAACTTGGCCCGTTAACCATCAATTTACAACCAAGGTTTATCAGGTGGGAAGTGTTGAAAATGGCATTTTACGGGGCAATTTAATCGTTGAATCGGGCGGAAACCCGCTGTTTGTCTGGGAAGAGGCGATCGCCATTGGGAATGCCCTCAATCAGGCCGGAATTCGTCAGGTAGAAGGTGACCTAGTGATTGTCGGCGAGTTAATGCTCAATTTTGTCGCCGAGGCAAAACAGTCTGGTGATAATCTGCGCCGCGCCTTCGACCAACGGTTCTGGGACTTAGAAATCCGGGGACAATATAACCAAATCCCCGGGGAGCCGCCCCAACCCCAGGTCGCTATTTCTGGCCAGGTGTTAGCACAGGCCGTTGTGCCCGAGGAGGCGGAACTTTTACTGACCCATCAATCGCTGCCCCTCACAACAATCCTCAAACAGCTCAATCTCTATAGCAACAATGCCATGGCCGAGGCGATCGCCGACCAATTAGGGGGGGGGCCAGCGATCGGTCGACAAATTGCCCAGACTCTCGAAATTCCAGAGGCCGAAATTCAACTGATCAATGGCTCTGGCCTCGGCGTCGAAAATCAAATCTCTCCCCGGGCGACCGTGGCAATGCTTCAGGCGATCGAAACCAAGCTCCAAGGTCAACCCCTAAACATCTTTGAATTATTTCCCATCGCGGGTCAAGACCAAGGTGGTACTCTCCGTCAGCGTACTATTCCCCCAGGCATCGCCATCAAAACAGGAACCCTCAACCAAGTCAGTGCCCTTGCTGGCGTCATTCCCACCCAAGAGCAAGGCAATATCTGGTTTGCGATTATCAACAATGGCACCTGGGATGTGAGCGGCTATCGTCAGCAACAAGATCAACTGTTGCAAAACCTGAACCAACAGTGGCAATTGATTTTGCCCCAAGACCAAGAGTCCCAAGACTATTTTGGTAATCTCGATCGCATCCAAGTCGCTCCTCTCTAA
- the fabH gene encoding beta-ketoacyl-acyl carrier protein synthase III, whose translation MKFDGAGIAITGSGSATPKAVVHNDDLSQLMDTSDEWIRTRTGIRNRHLMAENGSLSELAATAAKKAIAAAHLQPEDIDLILLATSTPDDLFGSAGKVQNLIGAKNAVAFDLTAACSGFVFGLVTAAQYLRTGTFQKIVVIGADVLSRWVDWGDRSTCVLFGDGAGAIVCQSSPQDQLLGFEMYSDGSQNDCLNLPYKGHPKYLIHDVSVQQGNYQAIAMNGREVYRFAVAKVPEVIEKTLFRANLTTEDIDWLILHQANQRIIDAVAKRLKLPSEKVIANLQEYGNTSAASIPIALDEAVRGGKIKPGQTIVTSGFGAGLSWGSAIFKWGMSH comes from the coding sequence TTGAAATTTGATGGGGCAGGGATTGCCATTACAGGAAGTGGCTCTGCCACACCGAAAGCAGTTGTCCATAACGATGATTTAAGTCAACTGATGGACACATCGGATGAGTGGATTCGGACGCGGACAGGAATTCGTAACCGCCACTTAATGGCAGAAAATGGCAGTCTCAGTGAGCTGGCTGCAACTGCGGCAAAAAAGGCGATCGCCGCGGCCCATCTCCAACCAGAAGACATAGATTTAATTTTGCTCGCCACTTCTACCCCCGATGATCTATTTGGTAGTGCAGGGAAGGTGCAGAACCTAATTGGGGCTAAAAACGCCGTCGCCTTTGACCTGACGGCAGCTTGTTCTGGGTTTGTGTTTGGCCTTGTTACCGCCGCCCAATATCTCCGCACAGGTACGTTTCAAAAAATTGTTGTGATCGGTGCTGATGTTTTATCTCGGTGGGTAGACTGGGGCGATCGCAGCACCTGTGTACTTTTTGGCGATGGGGCTGGGGCCATCGTTTGCCAAAGTAGCCCCCAGGATCAGCTCCTCGGCTTTGAAATGTATAGTGATGGCAGCCAAAATGACTGCTTGAATCTTCCCTATAAAGGTCATCCAAAATATTTGATCCATGACGTTTCGGTCCAGCAGGGAAACTATCAGGCGATCGCCATGAATGGTCGTGAAGTTTATCGCTTTGCCGTGGCAAAAGTACCAGAAGTCATTGAAAAAACCCTGTTCCGTGCCAATTTGACGACCGAAGATATTGACTGGCTCATTCTCCACCAGGCAAATCAACGGATTATCGATGCGGTGGCCAAGCGGCTAAAGTTACCCTCCGAGAAAGTGATCGCCAATCTCCAGGAATATGGCAATACTTCAGCAGCATCTATTCCCATTGCCCTCGATGAAGCGGTACGGGGTGGCAAAATTAAACCAGGTCAAACCATTGTTACCTCTGGATTTGGGGCAGGTTTATCCTGGGGATCAGCTATTTTCAAATGGGGCATGTCCCACTAG